The following coding sequences are from one Verrucomicrobiota bacterium window:
- the lnt gene encoding apolipoprotein N-acyltransferase: MSSRLVLSIAGGLCLALSFPRAGIAGLAWVAPGLILAAAFGCTGGESFRIGYFAGLAHYLTSLYWLLFIPFPAGAVAGWLALSAYLALYPATWTWLCCRLCPGMIRSIASIASHPERPADVQQWCVRFIATSFFQRAFWTLACATIWVALEMVVARLLTGFPWNLLGISQFRMLPVTQIASLTGVYGVSFLMVWFSVALVCAALAWFTRPASARLWLGDLLLPISGITVACWFGMNQITRSPVHHEKVRVALVQPSIPQTLIWDPKENTNRFHQLLQLTEQALQEKPSILVWPEAAVPNILRYEPDTYEAIRKLAVEHRVWMIVGADDAVPRAKSGTGQDFDRYNSSFLISPQGEIVATYRKRRLVIFGEYVPLVRWLPFLKFFTPIGQGFASGNEAAPFSLPDLKVKTATLICFEDTFPHSVREYVEADTDFLLNLTNDGWFGESAAQWQHAANAALRAVENGLPLVRCANNGLTCWVDARGQMHEVFFRDSNDIYGAGYKIVEIPILNEAEKRTPTFYSRHGDWFGWGCVGIASGLLAASILARRFKL, translated from the coding sequence ATGTCTTCTCGTCTTGTGCTGAGCATCGCTGGCGGCCTTTGCCTCGCGCTGTCCTTTCCAAGGGCCGGAATCGCTGGCTTGGCTTGGGTCGCGCCCGGCTTGATCCTGGCGGCGGCCTTTGGATGCACTGGTGGAGAGTCGTTCCGGATTGGTTACTTTGCGGGGCTTGCCCATTATCTTACCTCTCTCTACTGGCTGTTGTTTATTCCGTTTCCGGCCGGGGCAGTGGCCGGCTGGCTGGCCCTAAGCGCGTACCTCGCGCTATATCCCGCAACATGGACCTGGCTATGCTGCCGTCTGTGCCCAGGAATGATCCGATCTATCGCCTCCATCGCGAGCCATCCTGAGCGGCCTGCGGACGTACAGCAATGGTGTGTGCGATTTATCGCAACTTCCTTCTTCCAACGCGCCTTTTGGACGCTGGCCTGCGCCACTATTTGGGTTGCCTTGGAGATGGTCGTTGCGCGGTTGTTGACCGGTTTTCCATGGAATCTTCTGGGAATCTCCCAATTCCGAATGTTGCCGGTGACGCAAATTGCGTCCCTCACCGGTGTCTATGGTGTGTCTTTCTTGATGGTTTGGTTTTCGGTGGCGCTGGTTTGCGCGGCGCTCGCGTGGTTCACTCGCCCCGCTTCCGCACGGCTTTGGCTGGGCGATCTTCTGTTGCCAATTTCGGGCATAACTGTGGCCTGCTGGTTTGGGATGAACCAAATCACACGGTCGCCCGTTCACCATGAAAAGGTCAGGGTGGCCCTGGTGCAGCCGAGCATCCCGCAAACGCTCATCTGGGATCCGAAGGAAAACACCAATCGTTTCCACCAGCTCCTTCAGCTCACAGAACAGGCGCTTCAAGAGAAACCCTCCATCCTGGTGTGGCCTGAAGCCGCGGTGCCGAACATTCTGCGCTACGAACCCGACACCTATGAAGCGATCCGAAAGTTGGCCGTCGAACATCGCGTCTGGATGATTGTAGGGGCGGACGACGCCGTGCCGAGAGCAAAGTCAGGCACCGGACAGGATTTCGACCGCTACAACAGCAGCTTCCTCATTAGCCCCCAGGGCGAGATCGTCGCCACCTATCGCAAGCGCCGGCTCGTCATCTTCGGCGAATACGTGCCGCTCGTTCGTTGGCTCCCGTTTTTGAAGTTTTTCACCCCCATCGGCCAGGGCTTTGCCTCGGGGAACGAAGCGGCGCCGTTTTCGTTGCCGGATTTGAAAGTCAAAACGGCAACGCTCATTTGTTTCGAGGACACCTTCCCGCATTCGGTGCGCGAGTATGTGGAGGCCGATACCGATTTCCTTCTGAACCTGACCAATGACGGCTGGTTCGGCGAAAGCGCCGCGCAATGGCAACACGCCGCGAATGCCGCCTTGCGCGCCGTGGAGAACGGACTGCCGTTGGTCCGGTGCGCGAACAACGGCTTGACGTGCTGGGTCGATGCGCGCGGCCAAATGCACGAGGTATTCTTCCGGGACTCGAACGACATTTATGGCGCCGGCTATAAAATCGTCGAGATCCCTATTCTCAACGAAGCCGAGAAACGCACACCGACCTTTTACAGCCGGCACGGCGATTGGTTTGGATGGGGCTGTGTTGGGATTGCAAGCGGGTTGCTGGCGGCGTCGATTCTGGCTCGGCGGTTTAAGCTGTGA
- a CDS encoding peptide chain release factor 2, whose protein sequence is MKRSKSSWRRCPRNWPISGGFFDVPAVQKRLGELDALMASETFWNNREQAQKLIDEAASHRKKTDPLLQAEKHLEDFRIMAELAEGEPEAEQIKHQKELERDLAKFAKDLEALELKVFLSGPHDRNNCILSINAGAGGTEACDWANMLLRMYQRWGERRGWELEVTDALAGDVAGIKNATILIQGENAYGFCKAERGVHRLVRLSPFDANKRRHTSFASVDVIAEIEETSDDIAIPPSELQIDTYRSGGKGGQNVNKVETAVRITHLPTGIVVASQSQRSQHQNRATAMKLLLSRIYAQRLDAQKAEMERFYGEKGSVSWGNQIRSYVFQPYRMVKDLRTGIQTSNVQAVMDGDLDDFVNGWLRAGCPTKRMVGVKDEEEND, encoded by the coding sequence TTGAAGCGATCAAAGAGCAGTTGGCGACGATGTCCGAGAAACTGGCCCATCTCCGGAGGTTTCTTTGACGTTCCCGCAGTGCAGAAGCGTCTCGGCGAACTGGACGCGCTCATGGCTTCCGAAACTTTTTGGAACAATCGCGAGCAAGCTCAGAAACTGATCGACGAGGCCGCCTCCCACCGCAAGAAGACCGATCCGCTCCTTCAAGCAGAGAAACATCTGGAGGATTTCCGCATCATGGCGGAACTCGCGGAGGGCGAACCCGAAGCCGAGCAAATCAAGCATCAGAAAGAACTCGAACGCGACCTGGCTAAATTCGCCAAGGACCTCGAAGCGCTCGAACTCAAGGTGTTTCTCAGCGGACCGCATGACCGCAACAATTGCATCCTGAGCATCAACGCCGGCGCCGGTGGCACCGAGGCGTGCGATTGGGCGAACATGCTTCTGCGCATGTACCAGCGCTGGGGCGAACGCCGCGGCTGGGAGTTGGAAGTCACGGACGCGTTGGCCGGTGATGTCGCCGGCATCAAGAACGCCACCATTCTGATTCAAGGCGAGAACGCCTACGGTTTCTGCAAGGCCGAGCGCGGCGTGCACCGGCTCGTCCGCCTTTCGCCGTTCGATGCCAACAAGCGCCGACACACCAGTTTTGCCAGCGTCGATGTTATCGCGGAAATCGAGGAAACGTCCGACGACATCGCGATTCCTCCAAGCGAACTGCAGATCGACACTTATCGTTCCGGGGGCAAGGGCGGCCAAAACGTGAACAAGGTCGAGACCGCCGTCCGCATCACGCACCTTCCGACCGGCATTGTGGTCGCTTCCCAAAGCCAGCGCTCGCAGCATCAGAATCGCGCCACGGCCATGAAGCTGTTGCTCTCGAGGATCTATGCGCAGCGGCTCGACGCGCAGAAGGCCGAGATGGAACGGTTTTACGGCGAGAAAGGCAGCGTCTCCTGGGGCAACCAGATTCGGAGCTACGTGTTTCAGCCGTATCGAATGGTCAAAGATCTCCGCACCGGAATTCAGACCAGCAACGTCCAAGCCGTGATGGATGGCGACCTCGACGATTTCGTCAACGGCTGGCTCCGCGCCGGCTGCCCGACCAAACGCATGGTGGGCGTCAAGGACGAGGAGGAGAATGACTAA